One Amycolatopsis tolypomycina DNA segment encodes these proteins:
- a CDS encoding neutral zinc metallopeptidase, with the protein MTHGPQGPGPHSPDPRRPLPPPGARPLPPPGVRPLPGQGGFGAPGRQPSGASGAPGQAWPPGPGGAPGQAWPPGPGGAPGQTWPPAAPGTAGPPGPGGTPAQTPPPGPGSAPGQAWPPAAPGAPAHRPFPGAPPFGRPLPPPARAPLPPPAAAAPPVFAPGYAGPPSFGPRFAPGYSPYVAKKSHAGVIVAVALFAVVAVAGGLIAAVALSGNRKQHVADAGYSSTYPTTTADETTTERPTSPTEETTTARTTATTARETPTSQPPAGPRSVAATGNNPLFGDADYGLQNIPCSQSRWATDQNSVQRFFQSGIGCLDAMWSRMLGAVDLPFRTPKLAVPRSMSESSTPCGSGGTTTGVTPFYCSANDTIYMPMDRIEINVWGNHPGPYLSILAHEYGHHVQNLSGITEAFANQRYDAGADSAAGLELSRRMELEAQCFSGMFLGSASVSGGSVDKNIYNEAWNAQDRGDDYARNGKRDHGSAKHNIGWWQHGATKNRNQQCNTWLSPSSDVS; encoded by the coding sequence ATGACGCACGGCCCGCAGGGTCCTGGTCCGCATTCGCCCGACCCGCGCCGGCCGCTGCCGCCACCGGGAGCGCGGCCGCTGCCGCCGCCGGGGGTGCGGCCGCTACCGGGGCAGGGTGGGTTCGGTGCGCCCGGCCGGCAGCCATCCGGCGCGAGCGGCGCACCCGGGCAAGCCTGGCCGCCCGGTCCCGGCGGCGCACCCGGGCAAGCCTGGCCGCCCGGTCCCGGCGGCGCACCCGGGCAAACCTGGCCGCCCGCCGCGCCCGGCACCGCCGGGCCGCCCGGCCCCGGCGGCACACCCGCGCAAACCCCGCCACCCGGCCCCGGCAGCGCACCCGGGCAAGCCTGGCCGCCCGCGGCGCCCGGTGCCCCCGCGCACCGGCCGTTCCCGGGCGCGCCGCCGTTCGGCCGTCCCCTGCCGCCACCCGCGCGGGCTCCGCTGCCGCCGCCGGCTGCCGCGGCTCCGCCCGTCTTCGCCCCGGGCTATGCCGGGCCGCCCTCCTTCGGGCCGCGGTTCGCGCCCGGCTACTCGCCCTACGTCGCCAAGAAGTCGCACGCCGGCGTCATCGTCGCCGTCGCCCTCTTCGCGGTCGTCGCCGTCGCCGGTGGGCTGATCGCCGCCGTGGCGTTGTCCGGGAACCGGAAGCAGCACGTCGCCGACGCCGGCTACTCCAGCACCTACCCGACCACCACCGCCGACGAGACCACCACCGAACGCCCCACCTCCCCGACCGAGGAAACGACCACCGCGCGCACCACCGCCACCACCGCCCGCGAGACCCCGACGTCTCAGCCACCGGCCGGCCCCCGCTCGGTCGCCGCCACCGGGAACAACCCGCTCTTCGGCGACGCGGACTACGGCCTCCAGAACATCCCGTGCTCGCAGAGCCGCTGGGCGACCGACCAGAACAGCGTCCAGCGGTTCTTCCAGTCCGGCATCGGCTGCCTCGACGCGATGTGGTCGCGCATGCTCGGCGCCGTCGACCTGCCGTTCCGGACGCCGAAGCTGGCGGTGCCGCGGTCGATGTCGGAGTCGTCGACCCCGTGCGGCAGCGGCGGCACCACGACCGGCGTCACGCCGTTCTACTGCTCGGCGAACGACACGATCTACATGCCGATGGACCGCATCGAGATCAACGTGTGGGGCAACCACCCCGGGCCGTACCTGTCGATCCTCGCCCACGAGTACGGCCACCACGTGCAGAACCTGTCCGGCATCACGGAGGCGTTCGCCAACCAGCGCTACGACGCGGGCGCCGACTCGGCGGCGGGCCTGGAACTGTCACGGCGCATGGAACTCGAGGCGCAGTGCTTCTCGGGCATGTTCCTCGGCTCGGCCTCGGTCTCCGGCGGCTCGGTCGACAAGAACATCTACAACGAGGCCTGGAACGCCCAGGACCGCGGCGACGACTACGCCCGCAACGGCAAGCGCGACCACGGCAGCGCCAAGCACAACATCGGCTGGTGGCAGCACGGCGCGACGAAGAACCGCAACCAGCAGTGCAACACGTGGCTTTCGCCGTCGAGCGACGTCTCGTAG
- a CDS encoding RDD family protein: MHEESELVTGEAVVLDLRVAKLASRALALALDVLVQFALLLGAFIVLSFTVPFGDEALFLTLMLVFVVLIMVGYPVIFETLSRGRSLGKMAVGLRVVRVDGGPIRFRHALVRGLAGFVVDFWALGLFGAVAVIVSLCSSNGRRVGDFLAGTLVIRERVAEGPGYAAIGMPPGLEGWAAQLDLTRLPDDLALASRQFLARFRELRPEASHALGWGLAQQVGNALGTPVPPGVPPWAFLAAVLAERRNRDHARAFQAYAARPGHPPQPHPAQSHPAQAAAPWSPAPGVPAVAQPDPPTPPSGTPVPAENPFTPPS, from the coding sequence GTGCACGAGGAATCGGAACTGGTCACCGGCGAAGCGGTCGTCCTGGACCTTCGCGTGGCCAAGCTGGCCAGCCGCGCACTGGCGCTGGCGCTCGACGTGCTCGTGCAGTTCGCGCTGCTGCTGGGCGCGTTCATCGTGCTCTCCTTCACGGTGCCGTTCGGCGACGAAGCCCTCTTCCTGACGCTGATGCTGGTGTTCGTGGTGCTGATCATGGTCGGCTACCCGGTGATCTTCGAGACGCTCTCGCGCGGCCGCTCGCTCGGCAAGATGGCGGTGGGCCTGCGGGTGGTGCGCGTCGACGGCGGCCCGATCCGGTTCCGGCACGCGCTGGTGCGCGGCCTCGCCGGCTTCGTCGTGGACTTCTGGGCGCTCGGGCTGTTCGGCGCGGTCGCGGTGATCGTGTCGCTGTGCTCGTCGAACGGCCGCCGCGTCGGCGACTTCCTGGCCGGGACGCTGGTGATCCGCGAGCGCGTCGCGGAGGGCCCCGGCTACGCGGCGATCGGCATGCCGCCGGGCCTCGAGGGCTGGGCGGCGCAGCTCGACCTGACCCGCCTCCCCGACGACCTCGCGCTGGCGAGCCGCCAGTTCCTCGCGCGGTTCCGCGAGCTGCGCCCGGAGGCGTCGCACGCGCTGGGCTGGGGGCTCGCGCAGCAGGTCGGCAACGCACTGGGCACGCCGGTGCCGCCCGGGGTGCCACCGTGGGCGTTCCTGGCGGCGGTGCTGGCGGAGCGCCGCAACCGCGACCACGCCCGCGCGTTCCAGGCCTACGCGGCGCGGCCCGGCCACCCGCCGCAGCCGCACCCCGCTCAGTCCCACCCCGCCCAGGCGGCTGCACCGTGGTCGCCGGCGCCGGGCGTCCCGGCCGTCGCGCAGCCGGATCCGCCGACACCGCCGTCCGGGACGCCGGTGCCTGCGGAGAACCCGTTCACCCCGCCGAGCTGA
- a CDS encoding stage II sporulation protein M yields the protein MDLDVFVAAHTAEWNRLGELTKPGTRLTGPEADELVTLYQRTATHLSIVRSVAPDPALLGRLSDLVARGRSAVSGSHNPAWREVGLFFTRRFPAAVYLSRRWWIPAALVSIAVMAVIAVWVARDPVVRASLGTPDELRELTRPGGDAESYYSTGPAASFAARVWTNNAWVAATCLFLGVALGLPVIGALWLNSLNAGVIIGAMSAAGRGDVMIGLLLPHGLLELTAVFVAAGTGLRLGWTVIDPGRRSRTAALAEQGRSVVVMALGLTCVLFVSGVIEAFVTPSGWPTWLRVGIGAAVEVAFLVYVYTLGRRAAKDGEAGDLAARDAGDALPEAA from the coding sequence GTGGATCTGGACGTGTTCGTCGCCGCGCACACGGCGGAGTGGAACCGGCTCGGCGAGCTGACCAAGCCCGGCACCAGGCTGACCGGCCCGGAAGCCGACGAACTGGTGACCCTCTACCAGCGGACCGCGACGCACCTGTCGATCGTCCGGTCGGTCGCGCCGGACCCGGCCCTGCTCGGGCGGCTGTCCGATCTGGTCGCCCGCGGCCGGTCGGCGGTTTCCGGGTCGCACAACCCGGCGTGGCGCGAGGTCGGCCTGTTCTTCACGCGCCGGTTCCCCGCCGCGGTCTACCTGTCGCGGCGCTGGTGGATCCCGGCCGCGCTGGTGTCGATCGCGGTGATGGCGGTGATCGCCGTCTGGGTCGCGCGCGATCCGGTCGTGCGCGCGTCACTGGGGACGCCGGACGAGCTGCGCGAGCTGACCAGGCCCGGCGGCGACGCGGAAAGCTACTACTCGACCGGCCCGGCGGCGTCCTTCGCGGCGCGCGTGTGGACGAACAACGCGTGGGTGGCGGCGACCTGCCTGTTCCTCGGCGTCGCACTGGGCCTGCCGGTGATCGGCGCGCTCTGGCTGAACTCGCTCAACGCCGGGGTGATCATCGGCGCGATGAGCGCGGCCGGCCGCGGCGACGTGATGATCGGCCTCCTGCTGCCCCACGGCCTCCTGGAGCTGACGGCGGTGTTCGTCGCGGCGGGCACGGGCCTGCGGCTCGGCTGGACGGTGATCGACCCGGGCCGCCGCTCCCGCACGGCCGCGCTCGCCGAGCAGGGCCGTTCGGTGGTGGTGATGGCGCTCGGGCTGACGTGCGTGCTGTTCGTGTCCGGGGTGATCGAAGCGTTCGTGACGCCGTCGGGCTGGCCGACGTGGCTGCGGGTGGGCATCGGCGCGGCGGTCGAAGTGGCGTTCCTGGTCTACGTCTACACGCTCGGCAGGCGCGCGGCGAAGGACGGCGAGGCCGGCGACCTCGCCGCCCGCGACGCCGGCGACGCCCTGCCCGAAGCCGCCTGA
- a CDS encoding DUF58 domain-containing protein translates to MAVTGRLGALALFGALVVGLLLPSTAGILAVGAVLLVLVVADLVLAGSVRSLTFARSGDTSVRLGEPCEVTLVVANPGRRAVRGQLRDAWPPSAGAEDRHAVRVPAGERRALVTALRPSRRGDRTAARVTVRSVGPLGLAARQGSHAVPWTVRVLPPFHSRKHLPSRLARLQQLDGRNAVLIRGQGTEFDSLREYVIGDDVRSIDWRATARAADVMVRTWRPERDRHVVVVLDTGRVSAGRVGDAPRLDAAMDAALLLAALATRAGDRVDLLAYDRRLRAAVQGSSGAALLTSLVNAMAPIEPSLVETDARGMIAEVLRRTRRRALVVLLTGLDAAPLEEGLFPVLSSLTGRHELLVASVADPRVAEMLTARGDAEAVYDAASAARTTAERRRMTERLVRHGVSVVDAVPEELPPALADRYLALKAAGRL, encoded by the coding sequence ATGGCCGTCACCGGAAGGCTCGGGGCGCTGGCGCTGTTCGGCGCACTGGTGGTCGGGCTGCTCCTGCCGTCGACCGCCGGGATCCTGGCGGTCGGCGCGGTGCTGCTGGTGCTCGTCGTGGCCGACCTGGTGCTGGCGGGCAGCGTGCGGTCGCTGACGTTCGCGCGCTCGGGCGACACCTCGGTGCGGCTCGGCGAGCCGTGCGAGGTGACGCTGGTCGTCGCGAACCCCGGCCGCCGGGCGGTGCGCGGGCAGCTGCGCGACGCGTGGCCGCCTTCGGCGGGTGCCGAAGACCGGCATGCCGTGCGCGTCCCGGCGGGCGAGCGCCGGGCGCTGGTGACCGCCCTGCGGCCGTCGCGGCGCGGCGACCGGACGGCGGCGCGCGTGACGGTCCGGTCGGTGGGGCCGCTGGGCCTGGCCGCCCGGCAGGGTTCGCACGCGGTGCCGTGGACGGTCCGGGTGCTGCCGCCGTTCCACAGCCGCAAGCACCTGCCGTCGCGGCTGGCGCGCTTGCAGCAGCTCGACGGCCGCAACGCGGTGCTGATCCGCGGCCAGGGCACGGAGTTCGACTCGCTGCGCGAGTACGTCATCGGCGACGACGTCCGGTCGATCGACTGGCGCGCGACCGCCCGCGCGGCGGACGTCATGGTCCGGACGTGGCGCCCCGAGCGTGACCGGCACGTGGTGGTGGTCCTCGACACCGGCCGCGTCTCGGCGGGCCGCGTGGGCGACGCCCCGCGGCTCGACGCGGCGATGGACGCGGCGTTGCTGCTGGCGGCACTGGCGACCAGGGCGGGCGACCGCGTCGACCTGCTGGCCTACGACCGCCGGCTGCGGGCGGCGGTGCAGGGCTCGTCGGGGGCGGCGTTGCTGACGTCGCTGGTGAACGCGATGGCGCCGATCGAGCCGTCGCTCGTCGAGACGGACGCGCGCGGGATGATCGCGGAGGTGCTCCGGCGGACCCGGCGGCGCGCGCTGGTGGTGTTGCTGACGGGGCTGGACGCGGCACCCCTGGAGGAGGGGCTGTTCCCGGTGCTGAGCTCGCTGACCGGACGGCACGAGCTGCTGGTGGCCTCGGTGGCGGACCCCCGGGTGGCGGAGATGCTGACGGCCCGCGGCGACGCGGAAGCGGTCTACGACGCGGCATCGGCGGCCCGCACGACCGCGGAGCGGCGCCGGATGACGGAGCGCCTGGTGCGGCACGGGGTGAGCGTCGTGGACGCGGTCCCGGAGGAACTGCCACCGGCGCTGGCGGACCGGTACCTGGCCCTGAAGGCCGCCGGACGGCTGTGA